The genomic window tttttgatcttttttattttaaataattattctgaaaatttattatttttagaaaactatttttttaaaaaatatattctaaaaatatttcatttaaaaaaaataattttgacatatttttaattattttttataaacacaattttaaaaatatatatttttcaagatgtttgatttttaaataataataataataatttatttttattttttggaaaatggtatatttttttaaatcattaaataaaattaaattttattgaggtttacaaaagaaataaaatttaaattaatatatatatatatatatagtcaataaagatcatttttgaaaagataaaaaatttatttatttcttctcaattttcacattttttctaAGTTTTTGATTTAAATGATGAACTTTTATGGACCAAAACTTAGACCCAATTAGGttcaaaacacaattatccctTTTATTAATCAATCATTTTAGGTAATTAAGGCATACGAGACGTAGGCGAATCAACCCatctaatttttccttttagatgatatttatttccatttaaaaattttggataatactaaaattccatatattaatttactattaattttaaaatattctataaatttattttaattaataaatatatgtttagttccatttataatatttttttgacaattttttatttctagaaaattataaatttaaaaatatttcctggCATTTTCTTATCATATATGAAAAATCAGggaatattttaatgttatccTTAGGATTGATTCAGTGACACATCATATGGTTGTCAGaatttaattaccaaaaattttaattgttcaGATACCTGAAAATCAGGcgcaataataaaataagttaaaatatctcctaataataatttgaaatgaCGTGGCAGTGATGAAAACCTGATCATTTAGGAAAATTGACCCAAACATGGTGGTCCATCGTGGACACGGTCAAAATTTAGTATGCGGATCGGACGGTCAAGATCGGTATCCACGTGTCATGATGTTATTGGATTTTACAAAGAAAGTCAAAACCTGAAGAACAACATCAAACTCGAAAAGCCTCACCTCCACGCAACACACCCCAGGTCCACGCGCTAAGATGAGGGCGGCACGATAGAGCAGGCAGAGACAGGAGGGCGACACGTAGGCAGCGCGTGGACATAAGAGAAAATGTTGGGTGGAAGGAACAAGAGGCTAATACTCCAAAGAAGGAAACGTACAAAAGTTACAGTATTTGACTAGATAACACGTCAGAATGGGCCCACCACTAGCGAAAAATCCTGACTGGATAGGAGTGGTGACAAGAGGGTGGAGCCTCGAGTGACAGGTGGACACGTCAGCGGGAAGGTCTGCATGAGAGGTTGCCAACTTGCATGGGGAGAGGACGTCTCTCTAAAATCATCAATCTTAATAAACTTGTTTGCAAAACTATAAAACATTTTCATGCAAGGACTCCATTCCCCCGAATTCTCAGGGAAGGACTTCCGGCTGATATAAATACCTCCCCAAACCCATAATGTCTCCACCATCAAATCagctttctcttttttatttctctgaTTCAGTTCTTGTGGGTTTTCCTGGGTTTCCTCCTACACATCCGGGATGACCATCCTCATTGATCAGCctgattttggtaatttttaaacatttttttttaaaaaaaattgctatatttttttggggttttggggTTTTAGATCTGATCTTGAATTTacagtcttttttttttttttgtgtgggtTTTGATGTTGAATTATTTTTGGCAGTCGAGGTGGTGGAGAAGAAGGTGGATGTTGAACAGGAGAATGAACTGGTGTTGGACGGTGGGTTTGTGGTGCCGGAGAGCAACGCCTTTGGGCATACCTTTAGGTAAATCCCGGAAAAGGAATTAACCCTGGACTAATTAACCCGGTGGATTTCTtcccctttgttttttttcataaaggGGAGGGAGAAAAAAAGGTGTTTTACCAGTTTAAGTGTTTTTTCCCTGTTTGATTATATGTGCTGcagtgttttctttttttccctttatgttTGTTTCTCGGGAAATCATAGGAAAGGGTCATCGGTTATTCGGGCGGTTGTCGGCAGATTCCAGGATCTTATGACTTTCATGTTTCAGGGTTGGGCCATTTGGGCCTTGTCTTTTCTGTCAGAAAGTTGGatcttgggtttgggcttgaaATTGACCCATGCAGGGATCTATTCCTATTGGGCTGTATGGGCCTGCAACTAGATCTCTGGTTCTGGGCTTCAGTTTTAGACATGTGTCTGCAAGATATGTAGCATATGATATGATTCGATGTTTCATCTTCTGTTCTCAGGGATTATGATGCTGAAAGCGATAGAAAAGATGGGGTAGAAAATTTCTACAGGATCAATCACATTAACCAGACATATGACTTTGTGAGAAGATCGCCTCAACCTCAAAATTCATCAGACTCTGAgcaattcttttcattttgtcAGAGAAATGAATCAATCCTTGGCCTTTGATTTTTATGTACTAggtgaagaaaatgagagaggAGTACAGCAGGCTGAACAGGGTGCAAATGAGCATATGGGAATGCTGTGAACTTCTCAATGATGTTGTTGATGAAAGTGATCCTGACTTGGATGAGCCTCAGATCGAGCACTTGCTGCAGACAGCTGAGGCCATCCGAAAAGACTATCCTAACGAGGATTGGATGCACCTCACTGCTCTTATCCATGGTAAATTCTCTGCTTCATCTCCTTAAATCCTATGAATAGTATTAGGTAGAGGCCAGAGGACCTGTGTAAGGAACACTCCCAACCTCATTGATATTGTACGGGCCTTAGGGGCCTTCACTGACAATATTTGCTCGACTGGGGGTGACTCgttaaaaatgatatcaaaccTAATTCCTAGCCCTGATGTAAAGCTTTGTTTGGCCTGGTAAAAATGGTATGTCTTACCTATTTGGCCTCGGTGTGACACAGTAAGGATAGTCACGTTGTACTTTTCCATGAAATGGGCAGACTCTAAAGGACTCACTATTTACTATGCTTTAGAAATGTAGGGTCACATCGAATCTGGTTTGTAAGAGGGTGAAGTTCCTTGAACAAGGTAAGTAGGGGAAACAATTACTTGACATGGTTTCTTTATGGACTACAGATCTGGGAAAGGTCCTCCTCCTTCCTTCCTTTGGAGAACTGCCTCAGTGGGCTGTTGTTGGTGAGTGTCTTGTTTCATTTATTGCAGTTAATATCATCaaacatattgaaaatttttgtaatcTCATCATGTTGTTGTATTGCAGGGGACACATTCCCTGTTGGGTGTGCTTTTGATGAGTCCATTGTTCATCACAAGGTTGGCCTTCTTTCAAGTTCATATTACTGAAGAAACATATCCAATTactattttaatcatatttatggTTTTTATGATGCTCTGCAGCATTTCAAGGAGAGCCCTGACTACTATAATCCTGCTTACAACACTAAGTATGGGGTTTACTCAGAGGGCTGTGGGCTTGAGAATGTGATGATGTCGTGGGGGCATGATGACTACATGTACCTGGTACATGTTTCAAACTCTGCTCACATTATCTGCTCTACCTTCTACATAacattttttcattgttttcaagGTTAAGAGTGACAAAATTCTAACTTCCCATCTCTCATTTTTAGGTGGCCAAGGAGAACAAGACAACTTTACCTTCAGCAGGGCTTTTTGTTATCAGATACCATTCCTTTTATGGTAAGTACAAAAAAATCAGAGAAATTTCTTGAACCCCATTTAGCATCAAGGCTTTATTTTGTTATTGAGTTGAGGGAATGAGGAAATTTCTCTAAATATATGTATCCAATTATACAGAACATGGTGATTTCTTGATGAATTGGTCTTAATGGAAGTGTTTCATGTGGCAGCTTTGCACAGGTCTGATGCATATAAATATCTGATGAATGAGGAAGACATTGAGAATCTGAAGTGGCTCAAGATATTCAAGTAAgattaccatttttttcttttactttttggtCCTAACTATACTTTGCCTAATAAATTCTAATGTTTATTTTCCAATGCCTTCCTATATATGCAGCAAATATGACCTTTACAGCAAGAGCAAAGTCCGAATCGATGTTGAGAAGGTCAAGCCGTACTATCTTTCCCTCATTGAAAAGGTTAGAACTGCTCTATTTTGTTAGAACCCATTTGACATTGAATATAAGGAGTGTTTCTAAGTTTTCtaacacttcaaatttttttatcaaaatagtTGTTTTGaaacgtttcctaaaatcattgtcgGACAAGCTCTTACATTTTTTCTAATCCCCTATGATTTGTGTGATTTGTCATTAACACAAAGAACAATTGTGGTTGCAGTACTTCCCTGCTAAGCTAAACTGGTGAAAGTCGGAGCTCTGAAGTTTGCTGGAGTAATTCATAGCTTGGTCTTAGTCTGCTAGAGGGGCAGGGCATGATGTAATATAGATGGTTTTCCTTTCTATGATGTTTGGGACCAGGGAAATAATAGCGTACTCGTGAGAAGAGAATCTCACAATATTGTAGCTTGTGGCTCTTCTGAAATAAATTCTCTGCATTGCCCTTCTGTAATTGCTCTTCCCTTGTTATTTTGAACATAATGGTTTAGTTGTGAAGAATCAAAGAGGTTACCTCCCATCTTCCATCTAATTAAGCCAAACAAAAGACCTATTATGATCCATAAATTAAGTTCTCAGTCCATGAATCAAATATTATGTATAAGGTAAATTACAAGAACTATGTGGTTGAGCTCGGGGAATTGGTAACAGGTGGCAATTCTATTGGTTGACCtaaaatttatctattttttaaatgggttaCATAGGTGGATAAGAATTTGTCCTAAGCCCAATTATACTCAACCCAAACCCGTCAAAAGTGTGTAGGGTTCAATCATATAAAACTTTGCCacaatatttagaaaaatgtaGGCCTTGTGtggtaattgttttaaaaaatagttatgaaaaacaatgtgatgataatttttaaaaactattttatgatgatttgtaaaacaaaagtctgtttgaaaacttgaaatatttttaacttatttttaatatttttaaacatgttttaataataatttttatataaaatagtttttttttcaatcgtTTGTATAATCACTTTTTTAAATAgtcttcaaaaacaaaaaatagactAATATCTTAAATAGTATGAGATAAAATTAAGATTGTCCAAATGGTGTGAGATGAAATCAAGATTGTCCGGCTAGAGTCTTTACCTAATCTTAAATAGTATGAGATAAAATTAAGATTGTCCAAATGGTGTGAGATGAAATCAAGATTGTCCGGCTAGAGTCTTTACCAAATCTTACAGCAGCTCATCGTAACTCTCTTGTTTCTTTGATGAAAGCCGTAGATTTTGAACCATTATGGTTGCTTGAGTTGAAATATAGTAGCTTGAGTTGAAATTTGAACCATTATAGTTACAAGGCATTGACTCAAACTTCATTCAATCCACAATCCCACCTAAGAGATGATGAGAAAAAGGCTGTTGTGAAAAGGAGAAAAGTTTGAAAATGGCGAAAGTCTAATTAATAAGGTGGAAACTTGGACAAACTGGTGCCCAAAACACtacgaattctacattttccattCATAGCAAAGTAACTTCCATGACTAAGTCCTTCACAATCTATATAAGTATGGTTCTCCGGTATCAGATTTTATCATAGCAGAAATGGCAGCAACCAACTCCCCAAGGTCCATTCTGCTCACCATTTTCATCTTTGCCATGGTTTTATCTCCAATGGTATCATCATGTGATGCAGCTCGATTCACCCAACGAGGTAAACCCAATCAATTATCGATCACTGGTactgaatattttgtttccatgaTGAGATTAATTcagtcttttcttttttctcatgcAGAGCTTCTTCAAGAAGACGAAGGACCCATATGCCCTGCTTGTGTTTGCTGCTCACCTGCACCTCCAGGCGGTTGCTGCCCATGCTGTACTTCTCCTGCAGAACCAGTGTCACCCTGAAACGCCAGCTTTGTCCCCTAATCGTATATTTATGAATAAAACAGAAGCCGAAGGATATGGCAGTGTCTGCCTGCTTCATATGACTTTgttctgaaaataaatttgcaTAAAGTTCATGCTGTATCGTGAACTTCCCCACCTTATGTTATGTTCATGTTTGTTTGGTTTaatcaaaatatggaaaatatattGAAGTCTTTGTAATGTTTTACAAATGGGGTTGATATTATCAGCAGAAATCTGAATGATTAATTCTACATTGAGGGTCCACCTAAACATACATATTTTCAGAAGCATTCAACCATATTAACTGATGGTGGTCACCAACTTTATAAACCAAACATCACAAAAAGTCCTATGACGTTAAAGCTTGTGCCCTTATCCATGGTAAATTCCTGCTTCATCTCCGTAAATCCtatgaataatattaagtaGAGGCAAAAGGACCCTTGTAAGGAACGCTCCTAGCCTTACAGATATCGTATGGGCTTTGAGGATCCTCAGGGACAATATTTGCATAGTTGGGAgtgactcgttataaatgaTATCAATCTTAATTCCTAATCTTGATGTGGGAGTTTATTTGACCTAATACAAGGGGTCTCACCTATTTCACTCTGCAATCCCATGTGATATAATGAAGATATTGTGTCTCCATCGGGTGTATTTGTAATAACCTATATCAGATTGATGACGTGATATGTGTATGACCTCTTCTTGAACCTTGTAGACGAGTCTTAAAACCGTAAGGACTGTTTGGGTTCAAAGTAGACGATATCCATAAAGTTGATGGAGTTGTATCTTTACGACTCTTGAGTCACATTGAACTTTTCCATGAAATGGGCAGACTCTAAAGGACTCACTATCCACTGTGCTGTAGAAATGTAGGGTCACATCAAATCTGGTTTGTAAGTAGGGAAACAATTGCTTGACTTGTCTCTCGATGTACTGCAGATCTGGTAAAGGTCCTCTTTCCTTCCTTTGGAGGACTGCTTCAGTGGGCTGTTGTTGGTTGTTGGTATTTGGATTTAACacttatacaaaatatatatttttgggctgCCGGAGctctaattttattgatgaagagtgctgaatttatacatgaacttgtaacttaaatgacattagaatagcagaaaatcaagctactagatgatgaacaactacttcctataaaatagaaaccaaatcttgaccaaataaaaagaagaaaatatctagatgttgcagattttgtgcaagactccagctgcaatattcaaaattcaaattccagcaaatactaagtcaaaattcaacactcctccttgacttCGTAGATGCAAACTCCAAGTCTTGCACGTAGACACTCAAACCAAACTTCGAAAGGGGTCTGCTTCTTTAACACTTTTGTTGGCAATATGTTCAGAAAATATACTGCTCTACTTGCAGTTTTAGCCCAAAATTGTTTGCATTCCATTTCAAGGATGGCATTTTTTGAGATCCACCAAACATTGTTTGCATTCCATTTCAAGGATGGCATTTTTTGAGATCCACCAACATCAGTATGCACCAGTTGCAGTTTTtgggttgctctccaggatatTTTCTTTGGAAAGGGAAGTTTAGTTTGCTTCCCATATTGACAAGTAGCACATATAGGAAGATCTTTTTCTAAGTCAGGAAGTCCTTTagctatttgatttttcttcatgtagAGCACATCATCATGATGAAAGTGCTCGACCCTTCTGTCCCAAAACATTGTTGTGCTATCCTGTTGTAAAATAGCAGTATGCTCATCTTCCAGTAAATTCAAGGCAAAACTCTTgcccttcatttttatgttgaacacctctttgccttcagcatccttgataatgcaattcctatcttcaaaataaactttaaattctttctCAACGAGCTGTCCAACACTGAGTAAGTTTTGGTCAATGTCAggcacaaacaaaacatcataaatgagtTTCAAACCTGTTTGGCTTTCGATAGCAACCGTTCCTTTGCCCTTCACTGGAATATACTCACCATTTCCAATTTTGACTTTGGAAATAATTGTTCTATCAAGTTCTCTAAAGAGATCTTGATTATTTGTCATGTGGTTTGTACAACCACTATCCACAAGCCAGCTTTTAGAGGTGCTTTTATTAGCAAAACACGTTGCTGCAAACAATTGCTCCTCCTGACAATAGTCAACTACTGCATTAGTTTCTTCCTGCTGTTGATTTTTGCAAATCCTCTCCACATGTCCTTGTTTACCACACTTGTTGCATTTCACATCTGGTCTCCACCAACATTTTTGTGGAGAATGATTTGTCTTCTTGCAATGAGGACAAGGtggaaaaactccatttttctggtTGTTGCCACACGACTTGTTGTTGTTCACCTTTCCATTTTTATGGCCTGCATTTTTCTGCATTCTTGCTTGAAATGCTCCTTCTGCAGTATCTCCTTGTCTCATGAGTCTTCTTTGTTCCACAGCCTCCAAGGAATGTAATAATTCTGTCAAGATAATAGTTGACAGATCTTTTGAATTCTCCAAAGAGGAAATTGTAGCTTCATATTTCTCAGGAAGTGTAACCAATATCTTTTGAACAATCTTCTCATtggaaaattcttttccaagcaGCCTAACTTTGTCTGCTATTGAAAGAAGTTGTGCAGCATAGTCTTTAACAGCATCAGactccctcattttcttcatttcaaattctcgaaTCAAGTTCATCACCTGCATGTTCTTGATTCTTTCATCTCCTTTGTATTCCTCCTTGAGATACTCCCAAATTTCTGCAGctaaatcaattttcatgattttgatgaaaattgatgGTGAAACTGCAGCAAACAAGCAAGCTTTCGCTTTAGCCTTTCTTGTCCTTCTTTCTTTATGCAACTTCATTTGAGCCACAGTTGGATTGGCTCCTAGGGGAGgaacttcataattttcttccactgCTTCCCAAACATCAAGTGCTTGTAGATGAACTGTCATTCTAACAGCCCAAGTTTCATAATTGTCTCCATCAAGAACTGATGGTGCAACTGTGAGACTTGACTCTTCCATTGCTAAATGATTTTAGAAGGTGTTTGGGTTCACTCACCTCACTGGCCCCTCAAGATAactatggctctgataccactttgttGGTATTTGGATTTAACacttatacaaaatatatatttttgggctgCCGGAGctctaattttattgatgaagagtgctgaatttatacatgaacttgtaacttaaatgacattagaatagcagaaaatcaagctactagatgatgaacaactacttcctataaaatagaaaccaaatcttgaccaaataaaaagaagaaaatatctagatgttgcagattttgtgcaagactccagctgcaatattcaaaattcaaattccagcaaatactaagtcaaaattcaacatTGGTGAGTGTCTTATTTCATATGTTGCAGTTCATATcatcaaacatattaaaaaattttgtaatCTCATCATTTTGTTGTATTGCAGGGGACACATTCCCTGGTGGGTGTGCTTTTGATGAGTCCATTGTTCACCACAAGGTTGGTCTTCTTTCAAATCCATATTACTAAAGAAACATATCCAGTTActctaattattttaattatttgaatcaGACTTATGGTTTTTATGATGCTCTGCAGTATCTCAAGGAAAACCCTGACGACCATAATCCTGCTTACAACACTAAGTATGGGGTTTACTCAGAGGGCTGTGGGCTTGAGAATGTGATGATGTCATGGGGGCATGATGACTACATGTACCTGGTACATGTTTCAAACTCTGCCCACATTACCTACTCTAcctatatcaaattttttaattgtttttgaggTTAAGAGTGACAAAATTCTAACTTCTCATCTCTCATTTTTAGGTGGCCAAGGAGAAGAAGACAACTTTACCTGCAGCAGGGCTTTCTGTTATCAAATACCATTCCCTTTTGTGGTTAGTACAAAAAAATCAGAGAAATTTCTTGAACCCCATTCAGCATCAAGGCTTTATTTTGTTATTGAGTCGAGGGAACGAGGAAATTTCTCTAAACATATATCCAATTATACACAAAAATGGTGATTTCTTGATGAATCGGTCTTAATTAAAGTGTTTAATGTGGCTCAAGATATTGAGGATCTGAAGTGGCTCAAGATATTCAAGTAAgattaccatttttttcttttacttctaaGTCCTAACTATACCTTGCCTAATAAATTCTGATGTTTATTTTCCAATTCCTTTCCTGTATATGCAGCAAATATGACCTTTACAGCAAGAGCAAAGTCCGAATCGATGTTGAGAAGGTTAAGCCATACTTTCCCGCAATGAAAAGGGTAGAACTACTCAATTTTGTTAGAACCCGTTTGAcaatgtgtggaccccgcattttcagCTCAAtgtgtttcccactcgaatggcgagctcgattcttatttgaaaaaattgattttatttattgtttgaaaaaatgacttggagtcgccacttatttttgttttatttttaaagggtaaacaaaataagaaagaaaaaccctaagtgtgactccttattttggaaaaggcggtctgtgaaaaaccggatcacgttcgggggtcaggttacttatcggaaaggtacggtaaagaccgtagcacccttctaagtccctaaaatcgggtctctactaatagaatgaagctgacgtggcagtCAACAAGAAAATCGATGAATAGTCAAATcaaatcatgcacaatatgagaagcaaaacatgtataaagaatgagcaaaatACGAATAGATGCGTACTTGGGCAGTAATCtcaaatgcgctatcatgaaacagggTTAGTGAGCAATGAACAAgatataattaagcgcatatcaaATAAcagaataaatcaatcataCATGGCAAATAAATCAGTCAAACAATCAATTAGTCGTGAAGTCAcgtatgtagggcccccaccaaagcccaattcatttttgcatgaattaattccataaattcccttgcttggaattacggaattttattctagcttattttaaaacattttgaaaagaaGGAGATATGGAAATTATTTGCCAGAAGGAAAGAtgacaacaaaattttattggaaatgagatttttgagtgatcctaaaaattctaaagatgaaaatttgaaaaataaataaataaataagaataaaataaaattatttgaaaatctagaAATTGGAAACTATTTGAAAACgggaaatttggaaattattttaaaattgaagataaagaaataatgaggaaaatgaagaaagatgTGGCCTAAAGGTGGCTTATCAAAGGTGGCCACGCATGGTTGGTTTGGT from Vitis vinifera cultivar Pinot Noir 40024 chromosome 9, ASM3070453v1 includes these protein-coding regions:
- the LOC100248142 gene encoding uncharacterized protein LOC100248142 translates to MAATNSPRSILLTIFIFAMVLSPMVSSCDAARFTQRELLQEDEGPICPACVCCSPAPPGGCCPCCTSPAEPVSP
- the LOC109123100 gene encoding inositol oxygenase 1-like, with amino-acid sequence CTADLVKVLFPSFGGLLQWAVVGDTFPGGCAFDESIVHHKYLKENPDDHNPAYNTKYGVYSEGCGLENVMMSWGHDDYMYLVAKEKKTTLPAAGLSVIKYHSLLWLVQKNQRNFLNPIQHQGFILLLSRGNEEISLNIYPIIHKNGDFLMNRS
- the LOC100233007 gene encoding inositol oxygenase 1 is translated as MTILIDQPDFVEVVEKKVDVEQENELVLDGGFVVPESNAFGHTFRDYDAESDRKDGVENFYRINHINQTYDFVKKMREEYSRLNRVQMSIWECCELLNDVVDESDPDLDEPQIEHLLQTAEAIRKDYPNEDWMHLTALIHDLGKVLLLPSFGELPQWAVVGDTFPVGCAFDESIVHHKHFKESPDYYNPAYNTKYGVYSEGCGLENVMMSWGHDDYMYLVAKENKTTLPSAGLFVIRYHSFYALHRSDAYKYLMNEEDIENLKWLKIFNKYDLYSKSKVRIDVEKVKPYYLSLIEKYFPAKLNW